Proteins encoded by one window of Nicotiana tabacum cultivar K326 chromosome 10, ASM71507v2, whole genome shotgun sequence:
- the LOC142165003 gene encoding uncharacterized protein LOC142165003: MAFFDESSSVATGDRVFGNGITGGTVILDHNCPLYLHPWDGLGSMLVGLLLTGMENYTLWNRAMKVALLGKNKLCLVDGSTSKADFGPTIAYQWDHCNAIVTLWLMSNVSQHLLTGVLFSANAQTVWAQLKKRFDKVNASRLYYLHKKMFTSTQDISSVSVYFTKLTDLWAEYDSILPPPPAKDYVE; encoded by the coding sequence ATGGCATTTTTCGATGAATCCAGCAGTGTTGCTACTGGCGATAGGGTTTTCGGCAACGGAATTACTGGAGGGACGGTCATACTCGATCACAACTGCCCATTATATCTACATCCTTGGGACGGACTGGGATCAATGTTGGTGGGTCTTTTATTGACTGGTATGGAAAACTATACTCTTTGGAATCGAGCTATGAAAGTGGCTCTATTGGGGAAGAACAAGCTGTGTTTAGTTGATGGTTCAACATCCAAAGCTGATTTTGGGCCAACAATTGCATATCAGTGGGATCATTGCAACGCAATTGTCACCTTGTGGCTAATGAGTAATGTAAGTCAACACCTATTGACTGGAGTACTCTTTTCTGCGAATGCTCAGACTGTGTGGGCACAACTCAAAAAGAGATTTGACAAGGTGAATGCTTCTAGACTCTACTACTTACACAAGAAAATGTTTACCTCTACCCAAGATATATCATCTGTATCTGTTTACTTTACTAAATTGACAGATTTATGGGCTGAATATGATTCGATTCTGCCACCACCACCTGCAAAAGATTATGTTGAGTAA